In a single window of the Carassius carassius chromosome 26, fCarCar2.1, whole genome shotgun sequence genome:
- the LOC132106083 gene encoding gastrula zinc finger protein XlCGF8.2DB-like isoform X1 has protein sequence MAFIKEECEDIKIEEAVRVKQEDTEEQTDLMPLKEEYNLLNEMEEKNQFEKHQDSIPGEKCCSQTEKKPRKLRALPPLICFHCGKYFNQHGNLTVHLRVHSGEKPFTCQECGKCFTQKAHLKVHMRVHIRESSFTCQQCGKYFNRKNNFIFHMRTHANESSSTCLQCGKIFSKRGNLKEHMRIHTGEKPYTCPQCGKSFSRKGNLSDHVRIHTGVKPYICQQCGKSFNKSSTLKIHMRIHTGESSFNCQQCGKHFDQQGNLKNHMIIHTGEKPFVCDQCGKSFNLKGNLKVHMRVHSGGSPFTCQQCGKTFTRKGSLKVHMRVHTGEQPFICLQCGKSFPHKKNLKSHMRIHTGEKPFTCDQCGKSFRYKFTLNHHMRIHSKEKLIKCHKY, from the coding sequence ATCTGATGCCACTGAAAGAGGAGTATAATTTATTGaatgaaatggaagagaaaaatcAGTTTGAGAAGCATCAGGATTCTATACCTGGAGAAAAATGTTGCTCACAGACTGAAAAGAAACCTCGAAAGTTACGGGCTCTGCCTCCATTAATCTGCTTTCATTGTGGAAAGTATTTCAATCAACATGGAAACCTTACAGTCCATCTGAGAGTTCAttctggagagaagcctttcacctgccaagagtgtggaaagtgttttacTCAAAAAGCACACCTTAAAGTGCATATGAGGGTTCACATTAGGGAGAGCTCTTTCACCTGCCAGCAGTGtggaaaatattttaacagaaaaaataactttatattcCACATGAGAACTCATGCTAATGAGAGCTCTTCCACATGCCTGCAGTGTggaaaaatatttagcaaaagaGGAAACCTTAAAgaacacatgagaattcacactggagagaagccttacacatgtcctcagtgtggaaagagttttagccGAAAAGGAAATCTTAGCGATCACgtaagaattcacactggagtgaAGCCTTACatttgccaacagtgtggaaaaagtttcaatAAATCTAGTACCTTGAAaattcacatgagaattcacactggagagagctCTTTTAACTGCCAACAATGTGGAAAACATTTTGATCAACAAGGAAACCTTAAAAACCACATGataattcacactggagagaagccatttgtgtgtgatcagtgtggaaagagtttcaactTAAAAGGAAATCTAAAagttcacatgagagttcacagcGGAGGGAGTCCTTTCACctgtcaacagtgtggaaaaacTTTTACTCGAAAAGGAAGCCTCAAAgtccacatgagagttcacactggagagcaGCCTTTTATATGccttcagtgtggaaagagttttccaCATAAGAAAAACCTTAAatcccacatgagaattcacactggagagaagccattcacatgtgatcagtgtggaaagagtttcagataTAAATTTACCCTTAAtcaccacatgagaattcactcaaaagaaaaattaattaaatgtcataaGTATTGA